Within Desulfobacter sp., the genomic segment GCAAGCTGGCCCGGGCCATGAACGGGATGATTCTGAACCTGCGCACCATGATCGGCGATCTGAATGACGGCGTCCAGACCCTGTCCGGATCGTCAAGCGAACTCACCGATACCTCCCGCGCCATGTCTGAAAAATCGGCCGAGGCATCGGATATGGCGGTTTCCGTTGCCGCAGCCGCCGAAGAGATGAGCGCCAATATGAATACAGTGGCGGCGGCGGTTGAAGAAACCTCCACCAATGTCAACTCGGTCTCTGCGGCTGCAGAGGAGATGAGTGCCACCATAAATGATATTGCCAGGAATTCCGAACAGTCCAGGGAAGTGACCGCCACAGCGGTGAGCCAGGCCAACCATGCCTCTGAGAAGGTCGAGGAACTGGGGGGCGCCGCCATGGAAATCGGGAAGGTAACCGAAACCATAACCGATATTTCCGAACAGACTAATCTGCTGGCCCTGAACGCCACCATTGAAGCGGCCAGGGCAGGGGAGGCGGGCAAAGGTTTTGCCGTGGTCGCCAATGAAATCAAGGCGCTTGCCAACCAGACGGCAGAGGCGACAACGGAAATTAAGGCCAAGATTGAGCGGATGCAGGGGTCTGCCAGGGAAACTACCAGCGAAATAAATGAAATCATGCGGGTGATCAACGAGGTCAATGACAGTGTGACATCCATTGCCGAGGCGGTGGATCAGCAGGCCGCCGTGACCGATGAAATCGCCCAGAATGTATCCCAGGCATCCCTGGGTATTGCCGAAGTCACGGAAAATGTCTCCCAATGTTCACAGGTGGCGGACGAGGTGGCTGAGAATATTGCAACGGTCAGCCTCTCCTCGGGAGAGATTTCAGACCGGAGTATTGATGTCAAGGGAACGGCAAAAGAGCTTGCTGTTCTGGCAGCGCGTCTCAGGGAGATGATGGACCGGTTTACACTCTCCTGATTCTGGCCCCTTCGGCAGTTTCGTTCATTCCAAAGGCGTATTCCCTTTAGCAGGGGAATACGCCTTTTTTTATAAATATTTGACAATAGTAAAAATTTAGTTTATGCATATTAAACTTGGAAAAAATTGATGAAAAACTAAAAAAATGAAAGGTAATATAGTATATATGTAATTTTTTACATATAGCATTAAGCGGTTCGGGAGATCCCGGGCCATTGGCAACGAAAACCGTAAGGAGGTACAGGTATGGACGTTTTACAGGGGTTTGAAACAATTGTCGGCAAAGTTGGGGCCTTTGCATGGGGGCCGCCCATGCTGTTTCTGCTGGTGGGCACCGGCTTCTGGCTGACCTTTTCCCTGAGGGGACTTCAGTTTACAAAATTGTGGCATTCCCTATATCTTGCGCTGATCAAACGTAAGGAAGATACGGATGAGCCCGGGGATATCACCCATTTCCAGGCATTGATGACCGCATTGTCCGCCACCGTGGGGACGGGTAATATCGCTGGTGTGGCCACGGCCATTGCCGCAGGCGGCCCCGGTGCCCTGTTCTGGATGTGGATCACCGGCCTTGTGGGCATGGCCACCAAATATTCCGAAGCCGTGCTGGCTGTGAAGTACCGTGAGGTTGATGAAAACGGGGAGATGAGCGGCGGGCCCATGTACTATATATCAAAGGGATTGAACCTTCCCTGGCTGGGTGTTGTCTTTGCCGCCTTTGCCGCCATCGCTTCCTTCGGCATCGGTAATATGGTGCAGTCCAACTCCGTTGCCGATGCGGTTGAAGCCACCTTCCATATCCCGCCCGCCGTCACCGGGGTGGTGCTCATGGTATGCACCGCAGCCGTTATTCTGGGCGGGATTAAAAAGATCGGCAAGGTTACCGGAATCCTGGTGCCTGTCATGATTGTTCTTTATGTGCTGGGAGCCCTGTCCATTATCCTGCTCAATGTTGCCCATGTCCCGGCTGCCGTCGCCCTGATTGTCAAACAGGCCTTTACCCCCACTGCCGCCACCGGCGGATTTGCCGGTGCCACCGTTATGCTGGCCATCCGCATGGGGGTTGCCAGGGGGGTGTTCTCCAATGAATCGGGCCTCGGCTCCGCTCCCATTGCCGCTGCCGCCGCCCAGACCAAGCATCCGGTTTCCCAGGCCCTGGTTTCCATGACCCAGACCTTCATCGACACCATCGTGGTCTGCACCATGACCGGCCTGGTGCTGATTCTTACCGATACCTGGGCCATTGGTAAAACCGGTGCTGAACTGACCACTGTCGCCTTTCAGAACGGCATCCCCGGCGGCGCCTATATCGTTACCATCGGCCTGATCCTCTTTGCCTACTCCACCATTCTGGGCTGGAGCTACTACGGTGAAAAATCCATTGAATACCTTTTCGGCGTCAAGGCGGTCAAACCCTACCGTATCATCTTTGTGCTTTTTGTAGGGGTGGGGGCCATGGCCAAGCTGAATTTGGTATGGAACCTCTCGGACACATTCAACGGGCTTATGGCCATCCCCAACCTGGTGGGCCTGCTGCTGTTGACCCCTGTCATTGTTAAGGAGACAAGGTCCTACTTCAACAATAAGGCTTAAGCCGCATCGGCTCAGGCCGCACAAGTAAAAAACCCCGCTCCCGAAGGCATTCAGGAGCGGGGTTTTATTATGGTTTATCTTTTTGTCGGATTGCCCGGCCGGGATCAGTCCGTTGAAAAATCCATTTCACACTGGTCATTGAGATGGATCCTGAAAAAATAAAAAGCCAGACCGGCCACGGGGACAGCCAGTACAAAACCGATGATGGGCAGAAGGGTCAGGCCGATGACCACCAGGCCAAAGGCTGCGGCCAGCA encodes:
- a CDS encoding sodium:alanine symporter family protein, which codes for MDVLQGFETIVGKVGAFAWGPPMLFLLVGTGFWLTFSLRGLQFTKLWHSLYLALIKRKEDTDEPGDITHFQALMTALSATVGTGNIAGVATAIAAGGPGALFWMWITGLVGMATKYSEAVLAVKYREVDENGEMSGGPMYYISKGLNLPWLGVVFAAFAAIASFGIGNMVQSNSVADAVEATFHIPPAVTGVVLMVCTAAVILGGIKKIGKVTGILVPVMIVLYVLGALSIILLNVAHVPAAVALIVKQAFTPTAATGGFAGATVMLAIRMGVARGVFSNESGLGSAPIAAAAAQTKHPVSQALVSMTQTFIDTIVVCTMTGLVLILTDTWAIGKTGAELTTVAFQNGIPGGAYIVTIGLILFAYSTILGWSYYGEKSIEYLFGVKAVKPYRIIFVLFVGVGAMAKLNLVWNLSDTFNGLMAIPNLVGLLLLTPVIVKETRSYFNNKA
- a CDS encoding methyl-accepting chemotaxis protein, translating into MKKILDLPIFIKFLAVGIGTTVVLAGVLLFLYQKSDRSQTVSSIVEKARSICLISESVRDEMEEKWRLGLFSTEDIKAYAQAGQKEKLLAVIPVVTAWKAAMRKAEAGGYTFRVPKFNPRRPENEPDYGQDEKIEGPALKKMKAENLDEYYVVDEAANSVRYFLPVRLSEVCLVCHGDPAQSKALWGREDGRDPTGGSFENWKTGEIHGAFEVIQSMDEADAAFRSRVLKAVLIVIIGIALAGAVFFFVTRSITRPLTLGVAFAEKMAQGDLSRDFESLQDDETGKLARAMNGMILNLRTMIGDLNDGVQTLSGSSSELTDTSRAMSEKSAEASDMAVSVAAAAEEMSANMNTVAAAVEETSTNVNSVSAAAEEMSATINDIARNSEQSREVTATAVSQANHASEKVEELGGAAMEIGKVTETITDISEQTNLLALNATIEAARAGEAGKGFAVVANEIKALANQTAEATTEIKAKIERMQGSARETTSEINEIMRVINEVNDSVTSIAEAVDQQAAVTDEIAQNVSQASLGIAEVTENVSQCSQVADEVAENIATVSLSSGEISDRSIDVKGTAKELAVLAARLREMMDRFTLS